A DNA window from Paraclostridium bifermentans contains the following coding sequences:
- a CDS encoding fructose-bisphosphatase class III: MSLEISEKVCRENIRYLNLLSKQYPTISQASTEIINLESILNLPKGTEHFLSDIHGESEPFVHVLRNGSGVVKRKIEELFGDSLMESEKKALATLVYYPEQKLEIVLKEEKNINDWYRVTLHRIVELCRYASTKYTKDKVRKYLPKDFAYIIEELLNTDCNIDHKKKYYQQIINTIIDIDRSKEFIIAISKLIQRLVVDRLHIIGDIYDRGPRPDAIIDTLMDYHSVDIQWGNHDILWMGAAAGQKVCIANALRISARYANLDIIEDIYGINILPLATFALNVYKDDPCECFLPKISEGEYNTSEISLIAKMHKAISIIQFKLENEVVKRRPEFKMEHRCLLDKINYENGTINIKGKNYKIKDNNFPTVDPKNPYKLTKEEEVVIEKLKSSFVNSEKLQKHTSFLFSKGSIYLKCNSNLLFHGCIPLNEDGTFKTFTIEGNAYRGKDLMDKFDSLAREGYFYREGNKQKEYGMDIMWYLWTGEASPLFGKDDMATFERYFISDKETHRENKNSYFKLRDTENMCNMIFKEFDLDSEDSHIINGHVPVECKKGESPIKANGKLIAIDGGFSRAYQQKTGIAGYTLIYNSYSLQLVSHQHFTNTEQVIFEESDILSITSIVERNKKRKYIRDTDAGKEIVERINDLKLLLLAYRKGIVKET; the protein is encoded by the coding sequence ATGAGTTTAGAAATATCAGAAAAAGTATGCAGAGAAAATATAAGATATTTAAATCTGCTTTCTAAACAATATCCTACGATTTCTCAAGCTTCAACAGAAATAATTAATTTAGAATCGATTTTGAATTTACCTAAAGGGACTGAACACTTTTTATCAGATATTCATGGAGAAAGTGAGCCTTTTGTACATGTGTTAAGAAATGGGTCGGGAGTAGTGAAGAGAAAAATAGAAGAGCTTTTTGGAGATTCTCTTATGGAGAGTGAAAAAAAGGCATTAGCTACACTAGTATATTATCCAGAACAAAAGTTGGAGATAGTATTAAAAGAAGAAAAAAACATAAATGATTGGTATAGAGTTACACTTCATAGAATAGTTGAACTATGTAGATACGCATCAACTAAATACACTAAAGACAAGGTAAGAAAATATCTTCCTAAAGATTTTGCATATATAATAGAAGAGCTTTTAAATACAGATTGCAATATAGATCATAAGAAAAAATATTATCAACAAATTATAAATACTATAATTGATATAGATAGATCTAAAGAATTTATAATAGCAATATCTAAGTTGATCCAAAGATTAGTGGTAGATAGATTACATATAATAGGTGATATATATGATAGAGGGCCTAGACCCGATGCTATAATTGATACTTTGATGGATTACCATAGTGTGGATATTCAATGGGGAAATCATGACATCTTATGGATGGGAGCTGCGGCAGGACAAAAAGTTTGTATAGCTAATGCTCTTAGAATTTCAGCTAGATATGCTAACTTAGACATAATTGAAGATATATATGGGATAAATATATTGCCTTTAGCTACATTTGCTTTAAATGTGTATAAAGATGATCCTTGTGAATGCTTTTTACCTAAAATATCAGAAGGTGAATACAATACAAGTGAAATATCATTAATAGCTAAGATGCACAAAGCTATATCTATTATACAATTTAAGTTAGAAAACGAGGTTGTAAAGAGAAGACCAGAATTTAAAATGGAACATAGATGTTTATTAGATAAAATTAACTATGAAAATGGAACTATAAATATAAAAGGAAAAAATTATAAAATAAAAGATAATAACTTTCCTACAGTAGATCCTAAAAATCCTTATAAATTAACTAAAGAAGAAGAAGTTGTTATCGAGAAGTTAAAGTCATCTTTTGTAAATAGTGAAAAACTTCAAAAACATACGTCTTTTTTATTTTCAAAAGGAAGTATATATTTAAAATGTAATTCTAATTTACTATTCCATGGATGTATTCCTTTAAATGAAGATGGTACATTTAAAACATTTACCATAGAAGGGAATGCATATAGAGGTAAAGATTTGATGGATAAGTTTGATTCATTAGCAAGAGAAGGATATTTTTATAGAGAAGGAAATAAGCAAAAAGAGTATGGTATGGATATAATGTGGTACTTGTGGACTGGGGAGGCTTCTCCGCTGTTTGGAAAGGATGATATGGCTACATTTGAAAGATACTTTATATCAGACAAAGAGACACATAGGGAAAATAAAAATTCATACTTTAAATTGAGAGATACTGAAAATATGTGCAATATGATATTTAAAGAGTTTGATCTTGATAGTGAAGATTCTCATATTATAAATGGACATGTTCCTGTTGAGTGTAAAAAAGGAGAGAGTCCTATTAAAGCAAATGGTAAATTAATAGCTATTGATGGTGGATTTTCAAGAGCTTATCAGCAAAAAACTGGTATAGCAGGATATACATTAATATATAACTCATATAGCTTACAACTTGTATCACATCAACATTTTACTAACACAGAACAAGTTATATTTGAAGAAAGTGATATATTATCAATTACATCTATTGTGGAAAGAAATAAAAAAAGAAAATACATAAGAGATACAG